In Salmonella enterica subsp. enterica serovar Typhimurium str. LT2, a single window of DNA contains:
- the nrfG gene encoding component of formate-dependent nitrite reductase complex (involved in attachment of haem c to cytochrome c552; similar to E. coli part of formate-dependent nitrite reductase complex (AAD13459.1); Blastp hit to AAD13459.1 (198 aa), 71% identity in aa 6 - 196) yields MSQSEHSTAPLRPMPVKRLAAAAVLMVAACVGGYLLTPKWQAVRSEQQRLADPLRDFTNPQTPEAQLSRLQEKIRANPQDSEQWARLGEYYLYRNAYDNALLAYRQALRLRGDNAQLFAALATVLYYQAGQHMTPATREMINKALALDATEVTAQMLLAADAFMQADYAQAVSLWQTLLDANSPRVNRAQLVEAINLAKLLQNRQK; encoded by the coding sequence ATGAGCCAGTCTGAACACTCCACTGCGCCGTTACGTCCCATGCCTGTAAAGCGTCTGGCGGCTGCGGCGGTGTTGATGGTGGCTGCCTGTGTCGGCGGCTATCTGTTGACGCCGAAATGGCAGGCTGTGCGTAGCGAGCAACAGCGTCTGGCCGATCCGCTACGTGACTTTACGAACCCGCAAACGCCAGAGGCGCAGCTTTCCAGGCTGCAAGAAAAAATCCGCGCCAATCCGCAGGATAGCGAGCAATGGGCGCGGCTGGGCGAGTATTATCTCTATCGCAATGCGTATGACAATGCGCTGCTGGCATATCGTCAGGCGTTGCGTCTGCGAGGCGATAACGCGCAGCTTTTCGCCGCGCTGGCAACGGTGCTGTATTACCAGGCCGGGCAACATATGACGCCTGCGACGCGTGAAATGATTAATAAAGCGTTAGCGCTGGATGCGACAGAAGTGACCGCGCAGATGCTGCTGGCGGCGGATGCGTTTATGCAGGCGGATTATGCGCAAGCCGTGTCGCTGTGGCAAACCTTACTGGATGCCAACTCGCCGCGAGTGAACCGCGCGCAGCTGGTAGAGGCCATTAATTTGGCTAAATTGTTACAAAATCGGCAGAAATAA
- the gltP gene encoding DAACS family glutamate:aspartate symport protein (similar to E. coli glutamate-aspartate symport protein (AAD13460.1); Blastp hit to AAD13460.1 (437 aa), 94% identity in aa 1 - 435), translated as MKNLKVSLAWQILLAMVLGILLGSYLHYHSDSREWLIANLLSPAGDIFIHLIKMIVVPIVISTLIVGIAGVGDAKQLGRIGAKTILYFELITTVAIILGITLANVFQPGSGIDMSQLATVDISKYQNTTAEVQSHAHGLMGTILSLVPTNIIASMAKGDMLPIIFFSVLFGLGLSSLPATHREPLVTVFRSISETMFKVTHMVMRYAPVGVFALIAVTVANFGFASLWPLAKLVLLVHFAIIFFALVVLGIVARLCGLSIWILIRILKDELILAYSTASSESVLPRIIEKMEAYGAPASITSFVVPTGYSFNLDGSTLYQSIAAIFIAQLYGIDLSLWQEIVLVLTLMVTSKGIAGVPGVSFVVLLATLGSVGIPLEGLAFIAGVDRILDMARTALNVVGNALAVLVIAKWEHKFDRKKALAYERDVLGKFDKTAQ; from the coding sequence ATGAAAAATTTGAAAGTCAGCCTGGCCTGGCAAATTTTGCTGGCTATGGTGCTGGGCATTCTGTTGGGCAGCTATCTGCATTATCACAGTGACAGTCGTGAATGGCTGATTGCCAACCTGCTGTCGCCTGCTGGCGATATCTTTATCCATCTGATTAAAATGATCGTCGTGCCGATCGTGATCTCGACTCTGATTGTCGGCATCGCCGGCGTTGGCGATGCAAAACAGCTAGGCCGTATCGGCGCCAAAACCATTCTCTATTTTGAACTGATCACTACGGTGGCGATTATCCTCGGCATTACGCTGGCGAATGTCTTTCAGCCAGGCTCAGGCATTGATATGTCGCAACTGGCGACCGTCGATATTTCGAAATACCAGAACACCACGGCGGAAGTACAAAGTCATGCGCATGGGCTGATGGGGACGATACTGTCGCTGGTGCCGACCAATATCATCGCATCGATGGCCAAAGGGGATATGCTGCCAATTATCTTTTTCTCGGTCCTGTTTGGGCTGGGGTTGTCGTCCCTGCCGGCAACGCACCGCGAACCGCTGGTGACGGTATTTCGTTCCATCTCTGAAACCATGTTTAAAGTCACCCATATGGTAATGCGCTATGCGCCAGTGGGCGTTTTTGCGCTGATCGCCGTCACGGTGGCGAATTTTGGTTTCGCGTCGCTGTGGCCGCTGGCGAAACTGGTGCTGCTGGTACACTTTGCTATTATCTTCTTTGCGCTTGTAGTGCTGGGCATCGTGGCGCGCCTGTGCGGGTTAAGTATCTGGATTCTGATTCGCATTCTGAAAGATGAATTGATTCTGGCGTACTCGACCGCCAGCTCCGAGAGCGTACTGCCGCGCATTATCGAGAAGATGGAAGCTTACGGCGCGCCAGCCTCTATCACCAGTTTCGTGGTACCGACCGGTTACTCATTTAACCTCGACGGCTCCACGTTATACCAGAGCATCGCCGCCATTTTTATCGCGCAGCTATACGGTATCGACCTGTCGTTGTGGCAGGAAATTGTACTGGTGCTGACGCTGATGGTGACGTCGAAAGGGATTGCCGGCGTGCCTGGCGTTTCCTTCGTGGTGTTACTGGCGACGCTGGGAAGCGTGGGCATTCCGCTGGAAGGGCTGGCGTTTATCGCTGGTGTCGACCGTATCCTCGACATGGCGCGTACTGCGCTAAATGTGGTGGGGAATGCGCTGGCGGTGCTGGTGATCGCCAAGTGGGAACACAAGTTTGACCGCAAAAAAGCGCTGGCCTACGAGCGCGACGTGCTGGGCAAATTTGATAAGACCGCCCAATAA
- the yjcO gene encoding putative TPR repeat protein (similar to E. coli orf, hypothetical protein (AAD13461.1); Blastp hit to AAD13461.1 (229 aa), 88% identity in aa 1 - 229), with protein sequence MKLLLALMLFMTFFAHAADPEPGSQYLQAAEAGDRRAQYFLADSWLSYGDLNKAEYWAQKAADSGDADACALLAQIKITNPVSLDYPDAKKLAEKAANAGSKAGEITLARILVNTQAGRPDYPKAISLLQKASEDLDNDSAVDAQMLLGLIYANGVGIAADDEKAAWYFKRSSAISRTGYSEYWAGMMFLNGEPGFIEKNKQKALHWLNLSCLEGFDTGCEEFETLTNG encoded by the coding sequence ATGAAACTACTTCTTGCATTGATGTTGTTTATGACATTCTTTGCCCATGCCGCAGATCCTGAGCCGGGTAGCCAGTATTTGCAGGCAGCAGAGGCAGGTGACAGACGCGCACAATATTTTCTGGCCGACAGTTGGTTGAGCTATGGCGATTTGAACAAAGCTGAATACTGGGCGCAAAAAGCCGCCGACAGTGGCGACGCCGACGCCTGCGCGCTACTGGCGCAAATCAAAATCACTAATCCGGTAAGCCTGGATTATCCCGACGCGAAAAAGCTGGCTGAAAAGGCGGCTAACGCGGGCAGTAAAGCGGGAGAAATTACGCTGGCGCGGATCCTGGTCAACACCCAGGCCGGGCGCCCGGACTACCCAAAAGCCATCTCGCTGCTGCAAAAGGCCTCTGAAGATCTGGATAACGACTCCGCGGTGGATGCGCAAATGTTGCTTGGCCTGATTTACGCCAACGGCGTGGGCATTGCCGCCGATGATGAAAAAGCCGCCTGGTATTTCAAACGCAGTTCCGCCATTTCCCGTACCGGCTATTCAGAATACTGGGCGGGAATGATGTTTTTAAACGGTGAACCGGGCTTTATTGAAAAGAATAAGCAGAAGGCGTTGCACTGGTTGAATCTAAGCTGTCTGGAAGGGTTTGATACCGGTTGCGAAGAGTTCGAAACGCTAACGAATGGCTGA